In Cerasicoccus sp. TK19100, one DNA window encodes the following:
- a CDS encoding DUF3634 family protein — protein sequence MTSIFALKRFLPGVRFAVVVNAGSVKSHSRKSLPKAFMNAIHERVEEGDLRSGVIYGVEQKGGLTLDFSPGFPAKVRQPLLNSWHIHKQRYVA from the coding sequence ATGACTTCGATTTTTGCTTTAAAAAGATTTCTGCCCGGCGTGAGATTTGCCGTCGTGGTGAATGCCGGTTCGGTGAAAAGTCATTCCAGGAAATCCCTACCCAAGGCATTTATGAATGCCATCCATGAGCGAGTGGAAGAAGGCGACTTGCGTTCGGGCGTCATTTATGGAGTCGAGCAAAAGGGCGGGCTTACACTTGATTTTTCGCCTGGCTTTCCCGCCAAAGTGCGTCAGCCACTACTGAATTCCTGGCACATTCATAAACAACGGTATGTTGCCTAA